One genomic window of Glycine max cultivar Williams 82 chromosome 16, Glycine_max_v4.0, whole genome shotgun sequence includes the following:
- the LOC100780890 gene encoding NAC domain-containing protein 69: MDDDIVGLGFRPTEQELVNFYLKHKLLGDDPRVHVIPVIDLCDVEPWNVPVILASSSAIRFGDPDWFFFSPVDFKYLKSKRFNRTTKCGFWKATGKDRDIRTGDTDNTVIGTKKTLVYYQGRVSCGVKSNWVIHEYHAVTFHENQRTFVLCCLMKKPGKTTEGGTDPLICDEGEPSRSMISDYENQPTAEGIASEGTFTGIEAIFQATPWAENCFSPIQQSLTLIEQEGASFPNYAFNNAYFRNEDNIMQTPFETTKEDEFLNLILADESIVINEENKHDFVNSSTQSESLKRVYCESSDTDAEVISKLDDNIVDISTACNDYPNSDEYYSSKRFKSSHDAVHGGICFLPSNLEANQEKNESMFQDSFWGAETSSCDSTLDKPLEINYIDISSSPFTPWR; the protein is encoded by the exons ATGGATGATGATATTGTAGGACTCGGTTTTCGTCCAACAGAACAAGAGCTTGTCAACTTTTACCTCAAACACAAGTTGCTCGGCGATGATCCCCGTGTCCACGTCATCCCTGTCATTGATCTTTGCGATGTGGAACCTTGGAATGTACCAG tgATATTAGCATCGTCATCAGCTATACGATTTGGTGACCCAGATTGGTTTTTCTTCAGCCCTGTTGATTTCAAGTACttgaaaagcaaaaggtttAACAGGACAACCAAGTGTGGATTCTGGAAAGCCACTGGGAAAGACCGTGACATTAGGACAGGGGACACTGATAACACTGTCATTGGGACTAAGAAGACTCTTGTTTACTATCAAGGCCGTGTTTCCTGTGGTGTCAAGTCCAACTGGGTTATTCACGAATATCATGCTGTTACCTTTCATGAAAACCAG AGGACTTTTGTTTTATGTTGCTTGATGAAGAAACCTGGGAAAACAACTGAAGGCGGAACTGATCCCCTGATCTGTGATGAAGGGGAGCCCAGCAGAAGCATGATTTCTGACTATGAAAATCAGCCAACAGCAGAAGGAATTGCATCT gaaGGTACTTTTACAGGAATAGAGGCAATCTTTCAGGCAACCCCTTGGGCAGAGAATTGCTTCTCCCCAATACAACAGTCTCTGACTCTTATTGAGCAGGAAGGAGCATCCTTTCCAAACTATGCATTTAACAATGCCTATTTTAGAAATGAAGACAACATTATGCAGACTCCATTTGAAACTACAAAGGAAGATGAATTCCTAAATTTAATCTTAGCCGATGAAAGTATAGTGATCAATGAAGAAAATAAGCATGATTTTGTCAATAGCTCTACCCAATCAGAGTCATTGAAAAGGGTATACTGTGAAAGCAGTGATACAGATGCTGAAGTCATCTCTAAACTG GATGACAATATTGTGGATATTTCAACAGCATGTAATGATTATCCTAATTCAGATGAATACTATTCATCAAAAAGGTTTAAATCATCACATGATGCTGTCCATGGTGGAATATGTTTTCTACCTTCTAACCTTGAAGCAAACCAAGAGAAAAACGAGAGTATGTTTCAAGATAGTTTCTGGGGAGCAGAGACATCATCTTGTGACTCGACACTAGATAAACCTTTGGAGATCAATTATATTGATATTTCTAGTTCTCCTTTCACTCCATGGAGATga
- the LOC100781424 gene encoding B3 domain-containing protein Os02g0683500 isoform X1, with product MELMQEVKGYSDSREEEEEEEGAAEEESSRKHHYYPFSSSPSNLYLSSSSAPSISSNYTSTTTSAVARPLHHHHVINIPYQQNPWLGMNIVHHDHLIQSPESHNSSSGLGLLHQHQDAAGSNFIINNNQHHQHHHTTKQLDFMDLSLGSSKDEGNLPGSSSSVYAHHHAASGSSSVNGNNNLQQQQQPAEKEHMFDKVVTPSDVGKLNRLVIPKQHAEKYFPLDSSANEKGLLLNFEDRNGKLWRFRYSYWNSSQSYVMTKGWSRFVKEKKLDAGDIVSFQRGVGESYRHRLYIDWKRRRDHHHHHHHGPVDPSTTLFTPFFLPNQPHHLMSIRWGATDRLYSLPSPTPPRHHDHLQHQQPLNYNNNTMYHPFHHHGGGSGINGTTHHYNNYYHEMSSTTNTTTSGSGSVFYLRSTPPSMPLADHQTLNTRQQQQQQQQQQQQEGGGNVSLPPMIIDSVPVAHHLHHHHHQHQHQHQHHGGKSSGSSSPSTAGKRLRLFGVNMECASSTTSEDHPKCFSLLSSSSSMANSNSSLPPLQLLREDTLSSSAAAAARFGDQRGGVGEPSTSIFFDLDPSLQYRKR from the coding sequence ATGGAGTTGATGCAAGAAGTGAAAGGGTACTCTGATAGcagagaggaggaggaggaggaagagggagCAGCAGAAGAAGAAAGCAGCCGTAAGCACCACTACtaccccttttcttcttctccctctaatttgtatttatcttcttcttctgctccttcaatatcatcaaattatactTCTACTACTACTAGTGCTGTTGCACGTCCTCTTCACCATCATCATGTAATAAATATCCCTTACCAACAAAATCCATGGCTGGGGATGAATATTGTTCATCATGATCATCTAATTCAGTCTCCAGAATCTCACAATTCATCATCTGGGTTAGGGTTGTTACACCAGCACCAGGATGCAGCAGGTTCCAAtttcatcatcaacaacaatcaacatcatcaacatcaccaCACAACAAAGCAGCTAGATTTCATGGACTTGTCACTTGGTAGCAGCAAGGATGAAGGGAATTTGCCAGGATCTTCTTCTTCTGTCTATGCTCATCATCATGCAGCAAGTGGTAGTTCTTCTGTCAATGGTAACAACAACCTGCAGCAACAGCAACAGCCTGCTGAGAAGGAGCACATGTTTGATAAAGTAGTGACACCAAGTGATGTGGGGAAGCTGAACAGGTTGGTGATACCAAAGCAGCATGCTGAGAAGTATTTCCCTCTTGATTCCTCAGCCAATGAGAAGGGTCTGTTGCTGAATTTTGAGGACAGGAATGGAAAGTTGTGGAGGTTCAGGTACTCCTATTGGAACAGCAGCCAGAGCTATGTGatgaccaaaggttggagcCGTTTTGTCAAAGAGAAGAAGCTTGATGCGGGTGACATTGTTTCCTTCCAGCGTGGTGTTGGAGAATCGTATAGGCATAGGTTGTACATAGATTGGAAGAGAAGGcgtgatcatcatcatcatcaccatcatgGCCCTGTCGACCCTTCAACCACACTCTTCACACCTTTCTTTCTTCCCAATCAGCCTCATCACTTAATGTCCATCAGATGGGGTGCCACTGACAGATTGTACTCCCTCCCTTCCCCAACCCCACCACGCCACCATGACCATTTGCAACATCAACAACCCCtcaattacaacaacaacaccaTGTATCATCCCTTTCATCACCATGGTGGTGGAAGTGGAATTAATGGTACTACTCATCACTACAACAATTACTATCATGAGATGAGTAGTACTACTAATACTACCACTTCAGGATCTGGCTCAGTCTTTTACCTCAGGTCAACACCCCCATCAATGCCATTGGCTGATCACCAAACCTTGAACACAAgacaacaacagcagcaacagcaacaacaacaacaacaagaggGAGGTGGCAATGTTTCACTTCCTCCTATGATCATTGATTCTGTTCCAGTTGCTCACCAcctccatcatcatcatcatcaacatcaacatcaacatcaacaccATGGTGGCAAGAGTAGTGGTTCTAGTAGTCCTAGCACTGCAGGGAAAAGACTAAGGCTATTTGGGGTGAACATGGAATGTGCTTCTTCAACAACATCAGAAGACCACCCCAAATGCTTCAGCTTGCTGTCCTCATCTTCATCAATGGCTAATTCCAATTCTTCACTACCACCACTTCAGCTTTTGAGGGAAGACACACtttcatcatcagcagcagcagcagcaaggTTTGGAGATCAGAGAGGAGGAGTAGGGGAACCTTCAACTTCAATCTTTTTTGATCTGGACCCTTCTTTGCAATACCGGaagcgataa
- the LOC100781424 gene encoding B3 domain-containing transcription factor NGA2 isoform X2 codes for MELMQEVKGYSDSREEEEEEEGAAEEESSRLLHQHQDAAGSNFIINNNQHHQHHHTTKQLDFMDLSLGSSKDEGNLPGSSSSVYAHHHAASGSSSVNGNNNLQQQQQPAEKEHMFDKVVTPSDVGKLNRLVIPKQHAEKYFPLDSSANEKGLLLNFEDRNGKLWRFRYSYWNSSQSYVMTKGWSRFVKEKKLDAGDIVSFQRGVGESYRHRLYIDWKRRRDHHHHHHHGPVDPSTTLFTPFFLPNQPHHLMSIRWGATDRLYSLPSPTPPRHHDHLQHQQPLNYNNNTMYHPFHHHGGGSGINGTTHHYNNYYHEMSSTTNTTTSGSGSVFYLRSTPPSMPLADHQTLNTRQQQQQQQQQQQQEGGGNVSLPPMIIDSVPVAHHLHHHHHQHQHQHQHHGGKSSGSSSPSTAGKRLRLFGVNMECASSTTSEDHPKCFSLLSSSSSMANSNSSLPPLQLLREDTLSSSAAAAARFGDQRGGVGEPSTSIFFDLDPSLQYRKR; via the exons ATGGAGTTGATGCAAGAAGTGAAAGGGTACTCTGATAGcagagaggaggaggaggaggaagagggagCAGCAGAAGAAGAAAGCAGCC GGTTGTTACACCAGCACCAGGATGCAGCAGGTTCCAAtttcatcatcaacaacaatcaacatcatcaacatcaccaCACAACAAAGCAGCTAGATTTCATGGACTTGTCACTTGGTAGCAGCAAGGATGAAGGGAATTTGCCAGGATCTTCTTCTTCTGTCTATGCTCATCATCATGCAGCAAGTGGTAGTTCTTCTGTCAATGGTAACAACAACCTGCAGCAACAGCAACAGCCTGCTGAGAAGGAGCACATGTTTGATAAAGTAGTGACACCAAGTGATGTGGGGAAGCTGAACAGGTTGGTGATACCAAAGCAGCATGCTGAGAAGTATTTCCCTCTTGATTCCTCAGCCAATGAGAAGGGTCTGTTGCTGAATTTTGAGGACAGGAATGGAAAGTTGTGGAGGTTCAGGTACTCCTATTGGAACAGCAGCCAGAGCTATGTGatgaccaaaggttggagcCGTTTTGTCAAAGAGAAGAAGCTTGATGCGGGTGACATTGTTTCCTTCCAGCGTGGTGTTGGAGAATCGTATAGGCATAGGTTGTACATAGATTGGAAGAGAAGGcgtgatcatcatcatcatcaccatcatgGCCCTGTCGACCCTTCAACCACACTCTTCACACCTTTCTTTCTTCCCAATCAGCCTCATCACTTAATGTCCATCAGATGGGGTGCCACTGACAGATTGTACTCCCTCCCTTCCCCAACCCCACCACGCCACCATGACCATTTGCAACATCAACAACCCCtcaattacaacaacaacaccaTGTATCATCCCTTTCATCACCATGGTGGTGGAAGTGGAATTAATGGTACTACTCATCACTACAACAATTACTATCATGAGATGAGTAGTACTACTAATACTACCACTTCAGGATCTGGCTCAGTCTTTTACCTCAGGTCAACACCCCCATCAATGCCATTGGCTGATCACCAAACCTTGAACACAAgacaacaacagcagcaacagcaacaacaacaacaacaagaggGAGGTGGCAATGTTTCACTTCCTCCTATGATCATTGATTCTGTTCCAGTTGCTCACCAcctccatcatcatcatcatcaacatcaacatcaacatcaacaccATGGTGGCAAGAGTAGTGGTTCTAGTAGTCCTAGCACTGCAGGGAAAAGACTAAGGCTATTTGGGGTGAACATGGAATGTGCTTCTTCAACAACATCAGAAGACCACCCCAAATGCTTCAGCTTGCTGTCCTCATCTTCATCAATGGCTAATTCCAATTCTTCACTACCACCACTTCAGCTTTTGAGGGAAGACACACtttcatcatcagcagcagcagcagcaaggTTTGGAGATCAGAGAGGAGGAGTAGGGGAACCTTCAACTTCAATCTTTTTTGATCTGGACCCTTCTTTGCAATACCGGaagcgataa